The Enteractinococcus fodinae genome has a segment encoding these proteins:
- a CDS encoding D-alanine--D-alanine ligase family protein, whose amino-acid sequence MTKTVLVLFGGQSPEHPVSIVTAVGVLNALDTDHYTPIPVGINQQGDWVLAGQHQPADAPWSVATLINQPPAETTHTTALSEELPEVSATDTPVALRAVNSHAQLIDVEGKVIADIDVVFPLLHGPNGEDGTVQGMFETLGVPYVGAGVLASAVGMDKHFMKIAFQHAGLSVGPWVTINDADWRNNKTQVLNRIAALDLPLFVKPARGGSSLGIRRVTMLSELEAAIEYAREYDSKVVVEQGILGREIECGVLDGLNGAAPSASYPGEIVVTGEDNDEFQFYDFTSKYQSADSAELSCPAQLPEEATELVRQQAVTAFQAVDAAGLSRVDFFYTDDGELIINEINTMPGFTPISMYPQMWQRTGVEYSVLIDTLLELALESR is encoded by the coding sequence GTGACCAAAACCGTTCTCGTTCTCTTCGGCGGGCAATCACCCGAACACCCCGTGTCGATTGTCACCGCCGTTGGTGTCCTCAACGCGTTAGACACCGACCACTACACGCCCATCCCGGTGGGCATCAACCAGCAAGGCGACTGGGTACTAGCTGGCCAACACCAGCCGGCTGACGCACCCTGGTCGGTGGCCACCCTGATCAACCAGCCCCCGGCCGAAACCACCCACACCACGGCGCTGTCCGAGGAGCTGCCAGAGGTCTCGGCCACCGACACCCCGGTGGCGCTGCGAGCGGTGAACTCCCACGCCCAGCTGATCGATGTTGAGGGCAAGGTTATCGCCGATATCGATGTGGTCTTCCCGCTGCTGCACGGCCCCAATGGTGAAGACGGCACGGTCCAGGGCATGTTTGAGACCCTCGGTGTGCCATACGTGGGCGCCGGTGTGCTGGCTTCCGCGGTGGGCATGGATAAACACTTCATGAAGATCGCCTTCCAACACGCCGGACTGAGCGTAGGCCCATGGGTGACGATCAACGACGCCGACTGGCGCAATAACAAGACCCAGGTGCTGAACCGGATCGCCGCCCTAGACCTGCCCCTGTTTGTGAAACCCGCACGCGGCGGATCCTCCCTGGGCATTCGGCGCGTGACCATGCTGTCTGAACTGGAAGCTGCGATCGAATACGCCCGGGAGTATGACTCCAAGGTCGTGGTCGAACAGGGCATCTTGGGCCGGGAAATTGAATGCGGTGTACTGGACGGGTTGAACGGTGCTGCACCCAGCGCTTCATATCCGGGAGAAATTGTGGTCACCGGTGAAGACAACGACGAGTTCCAGTTCTATGACTTCACCTCGAAGTACCAGTCAGCCGACAGCGCGGAACTATCCTGTCCGGCACAACTGCCCGAAGAAGCCACCGAACTGGTCCGGCAACAAGCCGTGACCGCGTTCCAAGCCGTCGATGCCGCAGGCCTGTCGCGGGTAGATTTTTTCTATACCGATGACGGGGAACTGATCATCAATGAAATTAATACGATGCCCGGATTCACACCGATTTCGATGTACCCGCAGATGTGGCAGCGCACCGGAGTGGAATACTCGGTCCTGATTGACACGCTGCTTGAGCTAGCTCTTGAAAGCCGCTAG
- a CDS encoding DAK2 domain-containing protein, with product MTEVKQQPPSTGAQQDHGSAKLIFNWLKLAESALGNNSDRLNAINIFPVPDGDTGSNLYHTVAAATRALHEVDEDASAGQALTTAATAALDHAQGNSGTLIAVMLNALAEPLTHAPRLTAPLLALGLQRARAAAWAALSDPQEGTMLTILDTAAATAANYRGSITELPEDAQNSRKTLGEMTSRIVETTWLAVEETENQLTQLSEAQVVDAGATGLLLVFDALRATVKGESLDPEILESIHGFHVDHPHVHQDMEVAEAYEVMCSLQLTPLDAATLRIGLNEVGNSVIMTPINTEEDANGTIRWRVHVHVAEPDDAMRLINPLGVTENLAITPLHTNTLSQEQHLCSTSAEASTEEHS from the coding sequence ATGACTGAAGTAAAGCAACAACCTCCAAGTACCGGTGCTCAACAAGACCACGGGTCGGCCAAGCTTATCTTCAATTGGTTGAAACTTGCCGAGTCAGCACTTGGCAATAATTCCGATCGCCTCAATGCGATTAATATTTTCCCGGTACCAGACGGGGACACTGGATCAAACCTCTACCACACCGTGGCAGCCGCGACCCGAGCTCTCCACGAGGTTGATGAAGACGCGAGCGCCGGCCAGGCCCTGACCACCGCCGCCACCGCAGCGCTGGATCATGCCCAGGGTAACTCCGGCACGCTGATTGCCGTGATGCTCAACGCGCTGGCCGAGCCCCTCACGCACGCACCGCGCCTGACCGCCCCCTTATTAGCCTTAGGGCTGCAACGTGCCAGGGCAGCAGCCTGGGCGGCCCTATCGGATCCCCAGGAAGGCACCATGCTGACCATCCTGGATACTGCAGCCGCGACGGCCGCTAACTACCGGGGCTCGATCACCGAGCTGCCCGAAGACGCCCAAAACTCCCGCAAGACGTTGGGGGAGATGACCTCACGGATCGTAGAAACCACCTGGTTGGCCGTCGAAGAGACCGAAAACCAGCTCACCCAGCTGTCCGAGGCTCAAGTTGTTGATGCCGGGGCCACCGGGCTGCTATTGGTATTTGATGCGCTTCGAGCCACCGTCAAGGGCGAATCGCTGGACCCAGAGATTCTGGAATCTATCCACGGCTTTCATGTAGACCACCCGCACGTCCACCAGGACATGGAGGTCGCAGAAGCCTACGAGGTCATGTGCTCACTGCAACTGACCCCGCTGGATGCCGCCACCCTGCGCATCGGACTCAACGAGGTCGGCAATTCGGTCATTATGACACCCATCAATACCGAAGAAGACGCCAACGGCACCATCCGGTGGCGGGTGCACGTCCACGTGGCAGAACCCGATGACGCGATGCGGCTCATTAACCCGCTGGGCGTGACTGAAAACCTGGCCATTACGCCGTTACACACCAATACCTTGTCTCAAGAGCAGCACCTATGCAGCACATCAGCGGAAGCCAGCACAGAAGAACATAGCTAG
- a CDS encoding DUF3515 family protein — MAKTTRLIRGAALAAVGGLTLTACTSLVADIEVAPNATDPLCAEAMVAMPEEIAGHERRRTDTQSTAAWGEPAVAVFRCGVEPPGPTTDECVGANGVDWVVREEGTNWRITTYGREPAMEVLFDGERVASSSVMVDVGNAAARVPADGGCTDPADAEVVPGVDDLDDRIPEGTAPEQVQ; from the coding sequence ATGGCAAAAACGACGCGCTTGATCCGTGGTGCAGCACTAGCTGCCGTGGGCGGTTTAACTCTGACGGCCTGTACCTCGCTGGTGGCCGATATCGAGGTCGCGCCCAACGCCACCGACCCGTTGTGCGCTGAGGCCATGGTCGCGATGCCCGAAGAGATCGCCGGGCATGAACGCCGTCGGACTGATACCCAATCCACGGCTGCTTGGGGCGAGCCCGCCGTGGCGGTCTTCCGGTGCGGGGTCGAACCTCCGGGCCCGACCACCGATGAGTGCGTTGGCGCCAATGGGGTGGACTGGGTGGTTCGCGAAGAGGGCACCAACTGGCGCATCACGACCTATGGTCGCGAGCCAGCCATGGAAGTGCTCTTTGATGGCGAGCGAGTCGCGTCTTCATCGGTCATGGTTGACGTTGGCAATGCTGCCGCCCGAGTCCCGGCTGACGGGGGATGCACCGACCCAGCCGATGCCGAGGTTGTCCCGGGCGTCGATGATCTCGATGATCGGATCCCCGAAGGTACCGCCCCGGAGCAAGTCCAATAG